CGATAAAAGCACCGCCGCCAATGTCGCTTTATGTGACTCAAGCAGTGCCAGAATTTCCGGCTCATCATTGGGAGTAAATAGGGGCATACGATGGGTGTAATCTTGGATCTTTGCTGGAACTCCCGGCGTATCAAACTGATACTGATCATGCCAGCCGTTGTAGCCAATCGTAACGATCTCTTCGCGCCCCGTAATATGGCGCGCTAAGCGCACTGCTGCTGAGTTTGCATCTGCGCCTGTTTTAAAAAAGCGTACCTTCTCCGCATTGGGAATCACACTGATCAAATTCTTCGCCGTTTTGATCTCGACTGGCGCCGGAAGCGAGTGAATCAAGCCGTTGCTCAAGTTGGACTCGATGGCGTAACGTACCGCAGCATGATTATGCCCTAGCGTGTTGGCCGCAAGGCCACAGATGAAATCAACGTACTCATTACCATCAACATCTTTGACTCTTGCACCCTGCCCTGAAGCGAGATAAACAGGAAAGCGTCCGTCAGCAAACTGCTCTGGTTTTTTCATCATTGACTGAGTAAACCCCGCGATCACTTGTTCACCTTCGGCGCGGAATGCGAATGATTGGCTGAGATTCAAATCCTTTGTCTCTGTCATGGTTTTCTTCCTTTCTGGTTCTGTCCGGATATTCCGGCTATCACGAGTGATTGAAGATCACTCAATTGAAATAACATCTTTAGCGATTGGCACGTGCGATTAGCTAGGCTTGCCCCAGCGTTGCACCACCATCGATGACCACGCTTTCCATCGTGATATGTTTGGCTTTGTCGGAAAGCAGAAACAACACCACCTCGGCTATCTCTTGTGGTGATGCAATGCGTTGGAGTGGAATGCCGAGTCGATGCGTGGCGAGGTTGCCCGCAATCGCGCGCTCACGCCCTGAATCATCCATCCAAAGTTGACGTTGCATGGGTGTATCCGTTGAGCCCGGTGAGACTAAATTGCAGCGAATGCCATATTCCGCCAGCTCAAGCCCAAGATTCTTAATCAATGCCGCCAATGCAGCTTTCGAAGCACAGTAACTCCCCATATCTAACCGCGGTGTCTTGGCAGCATTCGACCCGACTGCAACGATTGCACCTCTCTTTCGCTTCACCATCGCGCGAGCCGCCATCTGGCAAAGATAAAACGGGCCATGACAGTTAACAGCAAATGTCTGCAGCCAATCTTCAGATGGGTGTTCAAGTAAACGGTGCATATGAAGAATGCCCGCCACACTCACCACTCCATCTATGTGCCCAAACTGCTCGAGCACTTGCTTGATCACATGCTCGACATCCCCCTTGTTCGACACATCGAGCTTCGCCCGCCACACGCCCTCTTTAACCTGTGTTAGCCTTGATGCTTCGAACGCGATATCCAAAGCAATCACGGTTGCGCTATGCGCTGAGAGCGCATCAACCACGGCTTCTCCTATTCCTTGGGCCGCACCCGTCACCACGACCACGGCATCTCGAAACGATCTCTCCATGACGTCCCTCCTTATCAGTAAACTTCATCCATGATTTTGTGGCGCTCTTGATGGTAAGCCTCTTCTTTTTGCCCTCTGCGCCAATACGGGATCGCATATAAGTTGGCTTTGCTCAGTTGGTAATCCGCAATCAACTGTTTTCGACAGGCCAAGACTGCACTGTTTTCACCACCAATGAAGGCCGAAAGCTCACCTTCCAATGGCACCAGTTGGTCAATCGCCGCCGGAATTGAGCCCGCTTTGGTCGTCACGTCTCGAGTTAACCAAGTCACCCTGATGCCGGGTGGGTGAGTGATACAATGGCGATCTTTCACTGAATCGACTTCCAAAAATGCATACCCTTTCGCTGTCTCTGGCAGGGTTTCCAATAGGGCACTAATGGCCGGAATAGCGGTCAAATCGCCTGCTAAAATATGCCAATCTGCGGGTGCTAGCAGCGGGTCAGGCCCACCAGGACCGGCTAATCCAATTTTGTCGCCGACTTTCGCCGAGGCTGCCCACCCTGATGCGGGACTCTTCGACCCATGTAGTACAAAATCGACATCAATCTCGTTCGCCTTTTGGCGATAATCTCTAACGGTGTAAGTGCGAGTAATTGGTCTCTGATCTGGCCAAACAATTTTGCCTTCATGCAATGTCGGCAGTATCAAATTCCCCGAGCGAGCATTTGCAAAAAACAGTTTGATATGTGCGCCTTTTTTATCGGTTGGAAAGCCGATTAAGTCGTCGCCTGTTAACGTCACTCGCAACAAATTTTCCGAGATGGTTTCTTTTCTTACACATGTCAACATACGCGGCGGGACAAGTGGTGGCGCTTTGGGGGTGATATTACTCATCAGCAAATTCCTTTTGCTTTTCACAGTTGCCATTGGGCGAGAAGTTAGCGCGATCAAGAATGCCATGTGAAAGGGCATACCTGAGATAGTGGTTAAAGAGTGATTGCGATATTGGCGTTAATGACAACCCCAACATCTGTTGAGCGCGTTGCGCTTCTTGGTTGTCACACGTCGCAATGTGCACCGCTGTGGAGGCATTGGCCGACTTATCGAAGAAACTCAACAAGGTTTTATCTTGCTCAGACCCTTTCTCCGCTATCCCTGCGCACCACTGAGGTAGTGCAAGCCAGTCAAAACAAAAGCCAAAGGCCTTCGTCCATTCAAACAATGCTGATAATTGCACAGGGCGATCGGGCGTCACA
This DNA window, taken from Thaumasiovibrio subtropicus, encodes the following:
- a CDS encoding siderophore-interacting protein; its protein translation is MSNITPKAPPLVPPRMLTCVRKETISENLLRVTLTGDDLIGFPTDKKGAHIKLFFANARSGNLILPTLHEGKIVWPDQRPITRTYTVRDYRQKANEIDVDFVLHGSKSPASGWAASAKVGDKIGLAGPGGPDPLLAPADWHILAGDLTAIPAISALLETLPETAKGYAFLEVDSVKDRHCITHPPGIRVTWLTRDVTTKAGSIPAAIDQLVPLEGELSAFIGGENSAVLACRKQLIADYQLSKANLYAIPYWRRGQKEEAYHQERHKIMDEVY
- the dhbA gene encoding 2,3-dihydro-2,3-dihydroxybenzoate dehydrogenase, producing the protein MERSFRDAVVVVTGAAQGIGEAVVDALSAHSATVIALDIAFEASRLTQVKEGVWRAKLDVSNKGDVEHVIKQVLEQFGHIDGVVSVAGILHMHRLLEHPSEDWLQTFAVNCHGPFYLCQMAARAMVKRKRGAIVAVGSNAAKTPRLDMGSYCASKAALAALIKNLGLELAEYGIRCNLVSPGSTDTPMQRQLWMDDSGRERAIAGNLATHRLGIPLQRIASPQEIAEVVLFLLSDKAKHITMESVVIDGGATLGQA